The proteins below are encoded in one region of Gallus gallus isolate bGalGal1 chromosome 12, bGalGal1.mat.broiler.GRCg7b, whole genome shotgun sequence:
- the PTPDC1 gene encoding protein tyrosine phosphatase domain-containing protein 1 isoform X5 has translation MAAGVLLQNELPYSSLLESSVYLANMSSGSSRRPTAKYTKVGERLRHVIPGHMQCSMACGGRACKYENPARWSDQEQAIKGLYSSWITDNILAMARPSTELIEKYNIIEQFEKCGIKTIINLQRPGEHASCGNPLEQESGFTYLPEAFMEAGIYFYNFGWKDYGVASLTTILDMVKVMAFALQEGRVAVHCHAGLGRTGVLVACYLVFATRMTADQAILFVRAKRPNSIQTRGQLLCIREFTQFLIPLRNVFACCEPKAHRVTLSQYLTRQRHLLHGYESRHLKHVPKLIHIVCKLLLDLAENRQVVEAELLDIADLSAEIEKTVSQLVSTQLDGDLARQDSDMSDSSHTHSATCDTQDSLFSLAHECDPLWKRRNVECLQPLSHVRRRLSYSDSDLRRTEFLLEQGETAWTVPAQILLCNKLKQNSSEESSATDEQKPQLDLNKEALVRNTCTIWSQTKFNLDGQKDGSSLYQRRNSTKEVQRSRTFSSGLASLHYTREPGTPRHNFTNEVGHRKERETRTYSRRVYVSEDSDSSSSSKVNFSIGCESQGSKDPSEAIPHIVLQSELSLEARRVLAAKALANINEFLEEDEVKQKVEMWQKELNSRDGAWDKISTERDPFILCSLMWSWIEQLKEPIISKDDIDMLAKNSIESQDALNLLRKEQCQTILCILHCVVNLQTLPADVEEALLVRAIKAFTKTSFDSEDGPHVYNTLKKVFKQTLEEKRKKLKEGTENPS, from the exons GTCGTGCGTGCAAGTATGAGAATCCGGCTCGATGGAGTGACCAGGAGCAAGCTATTAAAGGGCTCTACTCTTCTTG gaTAACAGATAACATACTGGCTATGGCTCGACCCTCGACAGAATTAATTGAAAAGTACAACATCATTGAACAGTTTGAAAA atGTGGCATAAAAACCATAATTAACCTGCAGCGTCCTGGGGAGCACGCGAGCTGCGGGAATCCGCTGGAGCAAGAAAGTGGCTTCACCTACCTTCCTGAGGCATTCATGGAGGCTGGCA tttatttttataattttggGTGGAAGGACTATGGAGTGGCATCTCTTACTACTATACTTGACATGGTAAAAGTCATGGCTTTTGcgctgcaggaaggcagagtGGCTGTTCACTGTCACGCGGGACTTGGACGGACAG GTGTTCTAGTAGCTTGCTACTTAGTTTTTGCAACAAGAATGACTGCTGATCAAGCCATTCTTTTTGTCAGAGCAAAAAGGCCTAATTCTATTCAGACTAGAGGGCAGTTACTGTGCATCAGAGAATTCACTCAGTTTTTGATTCCTCtcagaaatgtatttgcttGCTGTGAGCCCAAGGCGCACAGGGTGACGCTGTCCCAGTACCTGACCCGCCAGAGACACCTGCTCCACGGTTACGAGAGCAGGCACCTCAAACACGTGCCAAAACTCATTCACATAGTGTGCAAGCTGTTGCTAGACTTGGCTGAAAACAGACAAGTGGTAGAGGCAGAACTCTTAGACATAGCAGATCTCTCAGCTGAAATTGAAAAGACCGTCTCCCAGCTGGTGTCGACACAGCTAGATGGAGACCTTGCCAGGCAGGACAGTGACATGTCAGACTCCTCGCACACCCACTCGGCCACTTGTGACACACAGGATTCTCTATTCTCCCTGGCACATGAATGTGATCCTCTTTGGAAAAGGAGGAATGTCGAATGCCTTCAGCCTCTGTCTCATGTGAGGAGGCGTCTAAGCTACAGTGACTCAGACTTAAGGAGAACTGAGTTTCTCTTAGAGCAAGGAGAAACGGCATGGACGGTACCTGCTCAGATATTACTGTGCAACAAACTTAAGCAGAACAGCAGTGAGGAGAGTTCTGCCACAGATGAACAAAAGCCACAGCTGGATTTAAACAAAGAAGCACTAGTACGTAATACGTGTACGATTTGGAGTCAAACTAAGTTTAATTTGGATGGACAAAAAGATGGATCTTCACTTTATCAGAGAAGGAACTCTACCAAAGAAGTACAACGCAgcagaactttttcttcagGTCTAGCATCTCTCCACTATACCAGGGAGCCTGGAACGCCAAGGCATAATTTTACCAATGAGGTTGGCCATAGGAAGGAACGTGAGACTCGTACGTACAGCAGAAGAGTCTACGTCTCTGAGGATTCtgattcttcttcttcttctaaaGTGAACTTTTCCATTGGATGTGAAAGCCAAGGTAGCAAAGATCCTTCAGAGGCAATTCCGCACATTGTTCTGCAGTCGGAATTAAGTTTGGAAGCTCGAAGAGTTTTGGCAGCAAAAGCACTTGcaaatataaatgaatttcTGGAAGAAGATGAAGTGAAGCAGAAGGTAGAAATGTGGCAG aaagaactGAATTCTCGAGATGGAGCTTGGGATAAAATCTCTACCGAGAGAGATCCTTTCATCCTCTGTAGCTTGATGTGGTCCTGGATAGAGCAACTGAAAGAGCCTATTATATCCAAAGATGATATTGACATGTTGGCAAAAAATTCCATAGAATCACAAGATGCACTTAACTTACTGAGAAAG GAACAGTGTCAGACtattctttgtattttacaCTGTGTGGTGAACTTGCAAACACTACCAGCTGATGTGGAGGAGGCCTTACTTGTTCGTGCTATTAAAGCTTTCACTAAG ACAAGCTTTGATTCCGAAGATGGACCACACGTTTACAATACTCTGAAAAAAGTGTTTAAgcaaacactggaagaaaaaagaaaaaagctgaaggaaggaacagagaaTCCCTCTTGA
- the PTPDC1 gene encoding protein tyrosine phosphatase domain-containing protein 1 isoform X9, whose product MAAGVLLQNELPYSSLLESSVYLANMSSGSSRRPTAKYTKVGERLRHVIPGHMQCSMACGGRACKYENPARWSDQEQAIKGLYSSWITDNILAMARPSTELIEKYNIIEQFEKCGIKTIINLQRPGEHASCGNPLEQESGFTYLPEAFMEAGIYFYNFGWKDYGVASLTTILDMVKVMAFALQEGRVAVHCHAGLGRTGVLVACYLVFATRMTADQAILFVRAKRPNSIQTRGQLLCIREFTQFLIPLRNVFACCEPKAHRVTLSQYLTRQRHLLHGYESRHLKHVPKLIHIVCKLLLDLAENRQVVEAELLDIADLSAEIEKTVSQLVSTQLDGDLARQDSDMSDSSHTHSATCDTQDSLFSLAHECDPLWKRRNVECLQPLSHVRRRLSYSDSDLRRTEFLLEQGETAWTVPAQILLCNKLKQNSSEESSATDEQKPQLDLNKEALVRNTCTIWSQTKFNLDGQKDGSSLYQRRNSTKEVQRSRTFSSGLASLHYTREPGTPRHNFTNEVGHRKERETRTYSRRVYVSEDSDSSSSSKVNFSIGCESQGSKDPSEAIPHIVLQSELSLEARRVLAAKALANINEFLEEDEVKQKVEMWQEQCQTILCILHCVVNLQTLPADVEEALLVRAIKAFTKTSFDSEDGPHVYNTLKKVFKQTLEEKRKKLKEGTENPS is encoded by the exons GTCGTGCGTGCAAGTATGAGAATCCGGCTCGATGGAGTGACCAGGAGCAAGCTATTAAAGGGCTCTACTCTTCTTG gaTAACAGATAACATACTGGCTATGGCTCGACCCTCGACAGAATTAATTGAAAAGTACAACATCATTGAACAGTTTGAAAA atGTGGCATAAAAACCATAATTAACCTGCAGCGTCCTGGGGAGCACGCGAGCTGCGGGAATCCGCTGGAGCAAGAAAGTGGCTTCACCTACCTTCCTGAGGCATTCATGGAGGCTGGCA tttatttttataattttggGTGGAAGGACTATGGAGTGGCATCTCTTACTACTATACTTGACATGGTAAAAGTCATGGCTTTTGcgctgcaggaaggcagagtGGCTGTTCACTGTCACGCGGGACTTGGACGGACAG GTGTTCTAGTAGCTTGCTACTTAGTTTTTGCAACAAGAATGACTGCTGATCAAGCCATTCTTTTTGTCAGAGCAAAAAGGCCTAATTCTATTCAGACTAGAGGGCAGTTACTGTGCATCAGAGAATTCACTCAGTTTTTGATTCCTCtcagaaatgtatttgcttGCTGTGAGCCCAAGGCGCACAGGGTGACGCTGTCCCAGTACCTGACCCGCCAGAGACACCTGCTCCACGGTTACGAGAGCAGGCACCTCAAACACGTGCCAAAACTCATTCACATAGTGTGCAAGCTGTTGCTAGACTTGGCTGAAAACAGACAAGTGGTAGAGGCAGAACTCTTAGACATAGCAGATCTCTCAGCTGAAATTGAAAAGACCGTCTCCCAGCTGGTGTCGACACAGCTAGATGGAGACCTTGCCAGGCAGGACAGTGACATGTCAGACTCCTCGCACACCCACTCGGCCACTTGTGACACACAGGATTCTCTATTCTCCCTGGCACATGAATGTGATCCTCTTTGGAAAAGGAGGAATGTCGAATGCCTTCAGCCTCTGTCTCATGTGAGGAGGCGTCTAAGCTACAGTGACTCAGACTTAAGGAGAACTGAGTTTCTCTTAGAGCAAGGAGAAACGGCATGGACGGTACCTGCTCAGATATTACTGTGCAACAAACTTAAGCAGAACAGCAGTGAGGAGAGTTCTGCCACAGATGAACAAAAGCCACAGCTGGATTTAAACAAAGAAGCACTAGTACGTAATACGTGTACGATTTGGAGTCAAACTAAGTTTAATTTGGATGGACAAAAAGATGGATCTTCACTTTATCAGAGAAGGAACTCTACCAAAGAAGTACAACGCAgcagaactttttcttcagGTCTAGCATCTCTCCACTATACCAGGGAGCCTGGAACGCCAAGGCATAATTTTACCAATGAGGTTGGCCATAGGAAGGAACGTGAGACTCGTACGTACAGCAGAAGAGTCTACGTCTCTGAGGATTCtgattcttcttcttcttctaaaGTGAACTTTTCCATTGGATGTGAAAGCCAAGGTAGCAAAGATCCTTCAGAGGCAATTCCGCACATTGTTCTGCAGTCGGAATTAAGTTTGGAAGCTCGAAGAGTTTTGGCAGCAAAAGCACTTGcaaatataaatgaatttcTGGAAGAAGATGAAGTGAAGCAGAAGGTAGAAATGTGGCAG GAACAGTGTCAGACtattctttgtattttacaCTGTGTGGTGAACTTGCAAACACTACCAGCTGATGTGGAGGAGGCCTTACTTGTTCGTGCTATTAAAGCTTTCACTAAG ACAAGCTTTGATTCCGAAGATGGACCACACGTTTACAATACTCTGAAAAAAGTGTTTAAgcaaacactggaagaaaaaagaaaaaagctgaaggaaggaacagagaaTCCCTCTTGA
- the PTPDC1 gene encoding protein tyrosine phosphatase domain-containing protein 1 isoform X6 has product MVAISSLSPEELDATFPEKKRSSRRPTAKYTKVGERLRHVIPGHMQCSMACGGRACKYENPARWSDQEQAIKGLYSSWITDNILAMARPSTELIEKYNIIEQFEKCGIKTIINLQRPGEHASCGNPLEQESGFTYLPEAFMEAGIYFYNFGWKDYGVASLTTILDMVKVMAFALQEGRVAVHCHAGLGRTGVLVACYLVFATRMTADQAILFVRAKRPNSIQTRGQLLCIREFTQFLIPLRNVFACCEPKAHRVTLSQYLTRQRHLLHGYESRHLKHVPKLIHIVCKLLLDLAENRQVVEAELLDIADLSAEIEKTVSQLVSTQLDGDLARQDSDMSDSSHTHSATCDTQDSLFSLAHECDPLWKRRNVECLQPLSHVRRRLSYSDSDLRRTEFLLEQGETAWTVPAQILLCNKLKQNSSEESSATDEQKPQLDLNKEALVRNTCTIWSQTKFNLDGQKDGSSLYQRRNSTKEVQRSRTFSSGLASLHYTREPGTPRHNFTNEVGHRKERETRTYSRRVYVSEDSDSSSSSKVNFSIGCESQGSKDPSEAIPHIVLQSELSLEARRVLAAKALANINEFLEEDEVKQKVEMWQKELNSRDGAWDKISTERDPFILCSLMWSWIEQLKEPIISKDDIDMLAKNSIESQDALNLLRKEQCQTILCILHCVVNLQTLPADVEEALLVRAIKAFTKTSFDSEDGPHVYNTLKKVFKQTLEEKRKKLKEGTENPS; this is encoded by the exons GTCGTGCGTGCAAGTATGAGAATCCGGCTCGATGGAGTGACCAGGAGCAAGCTATTAAAGGGCTCTACTCTTCTTG gaTAACAGATAACATACTGGCTATGGCTCGACCCTCGACAGAATTAATTGAAAAGTACAACATCATTGAACAGTTTGAAAA atGTGGCATAAAAACCATAATTAACCTGCAGCGTCCTGGGGAGCACGCGAGCTGCGGGAATCCGCTGGAGCAAGAAAGTGGCTTCACCTACCTTCCTGAGGCATTCATGGAGGCTGGCA tttatttttataattttggGTGGAAGGACTATGGAGTGGCATCTCTTACTACTATACTTGACATGGTAAAAGTCATGGCTTTTGcgctgcaggaaggcagagtGGCTGTTCACTGTCACGCGGGACTTGGACGGACAG GTGTTCTAGTAGCTTGCTACTTAGTTTTTGCAACAAGAATGACTGCTGATCAAGCCATTCTTTTTGTCAGAGCAAAAAGGCCTAATTCTATTCAGACTAGAGGGCAGTTACTGTGCATCAGAGAATTCACTCAGTTTTTGATTCCTCtcagaaatgtatttgcttGCTGTGAGCCCAAGGCGCACAGGGTGACGCTGTCCCAGTACCTGACCCGCCAGAGACACCTGCTCCACGGTTACGAGAGCAGGCACCTCAAACACGTGCCAAAACTCATTCACATAGTGTGCAAGCTGTTGCTAGACTTGGCTGAAAACAGACAAGTGGTAGAGGCAGAACTCTTAGACATAGCAGATCTCTCAGCTGAAATTGAAAAGACCGTCTCCCAGCTGGTGTCGACACAGCTAGATGGAGACCTTGCCAGGCAGGACAGTGACATGTCAGACTCCTCGCACACCCACTCGGCCACTTGTGACACACAGGATTCTCTATTCTCCCTGGCACATGAATGTGATCCTCTTTGGAAAAGGAGGAATGTCGAATGCCTTCAGCCTCTGTCTCATGTGAGGAGGCGTCTAAGCTACAGTGACTCAGACTTAAGGAGAACTGAGTTTCTCTTAGAGCAAGGAGAAACGGCATGGACGGTACCTGCTCAGATATTACTGTGCAACAAACTTAAGCAGAACAGCAGTGAGGAGAGTTCTGCCACAGATGAACAAAAGCCACAGCTGGATTTAAACAAAGAAGCACTAGTACGTAATACGTGTACGATTTGGAGTCAAACTAAGTTTAATTTGGATGGACAAAAAGATGGATCTTCACTTTATCAGAGAAGGAACTCTACCAAAGAAGTACAACGCAgcagaactttttcttcagGTCTAGCATCTCTCCACTATACCAGGGAGCCTGGAACGCCAAGGCATAATTTTACCAATGAGGTTGGCCATAGGAAGGAACGTGAGACTCGTACGTACAGCAGAAGAGTCTACGTCTCTGAGGATTCtgattcttcttcttcttctaaaGTGAACTTTTCCATTGGATGTGAAAGCCAAGGTAGCAAAGATCCTTCAGAGGCAATTCCGCACATTGTTCTGCAGTCGGAATTAAGTTTGGAAGCTCGAAGAGTTTTGGCAGCAAAAGCACTTGcaaatataaatgaatttcTGGAAGAAGATGAAGTGAAGCAGAAGGTAGAAATGTGGCAG aaagaactGAATTCTCGAGATGGAGCTTGGGATAAAATCTCTACCGAGAGAGATCCTTTCATCCTCTGTAGCTTGATGTGGTCCTGGATAGAGCAACTGAAAGAGCCTATTATATCCAAAGATGATATTGACATGTTGGCAAAAAATTCCATAGAATCACAAGATGCACTTAACTTACTGAGAAAG GAACAGTGTCAGACtattctttgtattttacaCTGTGTGGTGAACTTGCAAACACTACCAGCTGATGTGGAGGAGGCCTTACTTGTTCGTGCTATTAAAGCTTTCACTAAG ACAAGCTTTGATTCCGAAGATGGACCACACGTTTACAATACTCTGAAAAAAGTGTTTAAgcaaacactggaagaaaaaagaaaaaagctgaaggaaggaacagagaaTCCCTCTTGA